A portion of the Bacillus thuringiensis genome contains these proteins:
- the dapA gene encoding 4-hydroxy-tetrahydrodipicolinate synthase, with product MQKIKGAFPVLITPMDEFQEINWDGVKQNVNYFIEQKVAGVIINGSTGEFVSLSKEERFKMVETVLKEIDGRIPVIVGTAAETTKETIEYTKHAEAHGADCALIINSYYCKPKEEEIYFHFKEISNSVNIPIMLYNNPFTSGVDMSTELMLRIGKECENVTHIKESSGDIRKARDLVRQSEGAFQVFCGSEDLVMESYLVGASGWVSVAGNIVPGLVTKMYEHFQNGELEKAWEINDAILPLCEFLEGSGKYVQIVKRSMELHGQAGGPSRYPRLGLTVNEDQKLQTILSNIAAHAAV from the coding sequence ATGCAAAAAATTAAAGGGGCATTTCCAGTATTAATAACACCGATGGATGAATTTCAGGAAATTAATTGGGATGGGGTAAAACAAAATGTAAATTACTTTATCGAACAAAAGGTTGCAGGTGTCATCATTAATGGAAGTACAGGAGAGTTTGTAAGTTTATCAAAAGAAGAACGATTTAAAATGGTAGAAACCGTGTTGAAAGAAATTGATGGCCGTATTCCAGTCATTGTTGGAACTGCAGCAGAGACGACGAAAGAAACAATTGAATATACGAAACATGCAGAAGCACACGGAGCGGATTGTGCATTAATTATAAACTCTTACTATTGTAAACCGAAGGAAGAGGAGATTTATTTTCATTTTAAAGAAATCTCAAACTCTGTAAATATACCAATTATGTTATACAATAATCCATTTACTTCTGGTGTTGATATGAGTACAGAGCTAATGCTCCGTATTGGAAAAGAGTGTGAAAATGTTACACATATTAAAGAATCTAGCGGAGATATTCGAAAAGCGAGAGATTTAGTAAGACAAAGTGAAGGGGCTTTCCAAGTCTTCTGTGGTTCTGAAGATTTAGTTATGGAATCATATTTAGTTGGTGCTTCGGGATGGGTTTCAGTAGCAGGAAATATCGTTCCCGGTCTCGTTACAAAAATGTATGAGCATTTTCAAAATGGTGAATTAGAAAAAGCATGGGAAATAAACGATGCTATTTTACCACTTTGCGAGTTTCTTGAAGGGTCAGGGAAATATGTTCAAATCGTTAAACGTTCCATGGAATTACATGGGCAAGCGGGAGGACCTTCTCGCTATCCAAGACTAGGATTAACTGTTAACGAAGATCAAAAGCTTCAAACGATTTTATCAAATATTGCAGCTCATGCAGCTGTTTAA
- a CDS encoding proline racemase family protein produces MNIQKMYTAVDVHVNGEAFRVMKDVPCKYYYSLEQLNEQFSGELAEEMQLLLNEPRGFIGLNGCIVVPAIHNEVDAAVLFFNHEGSIPLHYGGIVAVITMLLESGYLKKRESNQYKIETLSGIFLVHAYVENDEVISVSFESKLCYMIEENLKSGNITYSLIQADKVYAVVEKDAYSPEICMENISELKKWGEATLQAIKKELLIKRLILIDSLNKEENHIKSITFHENNFIVRSPGFVSTIVSYVHALFKNDYMADQPFKNESIFNSFITVEKVKKEELGYIFRFESRGFITGMQTFLLDPTDPFPAGFLLK; encoded by the coding sequence ATGAACATTCAAAAAATGTATACAGCAGTAGACGTACATGTAAATGGCGAGGCATTTCGTGTAATGAAGGACGTACCATGCAAATACTACTACAGTTTGGAGCAATTAAATGAACAATTTTCAGGTGAATTAGCAGAAGAGATGCAGCTTTTATTAAATGAACCACGTGGTTTTATTGGTTTGAATGGGTGTATTGTCGTTCCAGCTATCCATAATGAAGTAGATGCAGCTGTATTATTTTTTAATCATGAAGGTTCGATTCCGCTTCATTATGGGGGCATTGTTGCGGTAATAACGATGTTACTCGAAAGTGGGTATTTAAAAAAGAGAGAGTCCAATCAATATAAAATTGAAACGTTATCTGGAATATTTTTAGTTCATGCGTATGTAGAGAATGATGAAGTTATATCTGTTTCGTTTGAAAGCAAACTATGCTATATGATTGAGGAAAATTTAAAGAGTGGTAATATCACTTACTCTCTCATACAGGCAGATAAAGTATATGCAGTAGTAGAAAAGGATGCGTATTCACCAGAAATCTGTATGGAAAATATTTCTGAATTAAAAAAATGGGGAGAAGCTACGCTTCAAGCTATAAAAAAGGAACTACTTATAAAAAGACTTATATTAATAGATTCCTTGAATAAAGAGGAAAACCATATAAAATCGATTACATTTCATGAAAATAATTTTATTGTTCGTTCACCGGGGTTTGTTTCTACTATTGTTTCCTATGTTCATGCATTATTTAAAAATGATTATATGGCGGATCAACCTTTTAAAAATGAAAGTATATTTAATAGTTTTATAACTGTGGAAAAAGTGAAGAAGGAGGAACTAGGATACATTTTCCGTTTTGAAAGTAGAGGATTTATTACAGGGATGCAGACGTTTCTATTAGACCCTACGGATCCGTTTCCGGCAGGTTTCTTATTAAAATAA
- a CDS encoding proline racemase family protein translates to MRSQRVFTTIDTHTGGNPTRTLISGLPKLIGETMAEKMLHMKKEYDWIRKLLMNEPRGHDVMSGALLTDPCHPEADIGVIYIETGGYLPMCGHDTIGVCTALVESGLIPVVEPITSLKLDTPAGLVEVDIAVQDGKAKEVSFCNIPAFLLKNITVHVKDIGTVEADIAYGGNFYAIIDAKSVGLELVPENASTIIDKAIHIRNTINEKFEITHPEYSFIRGLTHVEFYTDATHECAHVKNTVVVPPGGIDRSPCGTGTSAKLAVLYAQKEIKIGEEFIHESIVGSLFKGYVMNTTHVENIEAVITKITGSAWLMGMHKFFYNEMDPLKEGFLLIPPMEHETEDIK, encoded by the coding sequence ATGAGGTCACAAAGAGTCTTTACGACTATTGATACACATACGGGCGGGAATCCAACGAGGACATTAATTAGCGGACTTCCAAAGTTGATTGGAGAGACGATGGCAGAGAAGATGTTACATATGAAAAAGGAATATGATTGGATTCGAAAATTGTTAATGAATGAACCGCGTGGTCATGATGTAATGTCAGGGGCATTATTAACAGACCCGTGTCATCCTGAGGCTGATATAGGTGTTATATACATAGAGACAGGTGGATACTTACCGATGTGCGGTCACGATACAATCGGTGTATGTACAGCGTTAGTTGAATCAGGTTTAATTCCAGTAGTTGAACCGATTACTTCTTTAAAACTAGATACCCCGGCTGGCTTAGTGGAAGTAGATATTGCTGTTCAAGATGGAAAAGCAAAAGAGGTATCTTTCTGTAACATACCAGCTTTTTTATTGAAAAATATTACTGTACACGTCAAAGACATTGGAACTGTAGAGGCTGATATTGCGTATGGAGGGAATTTTTATGCCATTATTGATGCGAAGTCAGTAGGTCTAGAATTAGTACCAGAAAATGCATCTACAATCATCGATAAGGCGATTCATATAAGAAACACAATTAATGAGAAGTTTGAAATTACTCATCCAGAGTATTCGTTTATAAGAGGATTAACACATGTTGAATTTTATACAGATGCTACTCATGAATGTGCGCATGTGAAAAATACAGTTGTTGTACCACCAGGCGGAATAGATCGATCCCCATGCGGTACAGGAACATCTGCGAAGCTAGCTGTATTATACGCTCAGAAAGAAATCAAAATTGGTGAAGAGTTCATTCATGAGAGTATCGTTGGTTCTTTATTTAAAGGATATGTCATGAATACGACACATGTTGAAAATATTGAAGCTGTCATAACGAAAATTACGGGATCAGCTTGGCTTATGGGTATGCATAAATTTTTTTACAATGAAATGGATCCACTCAAAGAAGGATTTTTGCTAATTCCGCCGATGGAACATGAAACGGAGGATATAAAATGA
- a CDS encoding NAD(P)/FAD-dependent oxidoreductase, which yields MRHCDVLIIGGGIIGCSIAYYTSKYGRDVTIIEKGEFVSGTSSRCDGNILAIDKDPGFDSQMSLVSQKLVTDLSEKLEHSFEYRAPGSILVCESDEEMEAAQQWVNRQKEAGLPFRMLDRQDIREESPFFADDLLGGLECATDSTVNPYLLAFSLLSEAQKFGAKAFKQTEVKSMKIETNGSFVVETTNGTFTAKQVVNAAGVWATKIGQMLDINIPIEPRKGHIIVASRQQHVGCRKVMEFGYLISKFGGKRKVDALTEKYGVALVFEPTESQNFLIGSSREFVGFHTRINNEVIKCIANRAIRFYPKMADMMVIRSYAGLRPWTEDHLPIISRVEHIPNYFIAAGHEGDGISLAAVTGKVIEELLNEKETIIPIEPLRLSRFTERVLNG from the coding sequence GTGAGGCACTGCGACGTTTTAATTATAGGTGGTGGAATAATAGGGTGTTCTATCGCTTATTACACTTCAAAATACGGAAGAGACGTAACAATCATTGAAAAAGGAGAATTTGTCAGCGGGACGTCTTCACGGTGTGATGGGAATATTTTGGCCATTGATAAAGATCCGGGATTTGATAGTCAAATGTCTTTAGTAAGTCAAAAATTAGTAACTGATTTAAGTGAAAAATTAGAGCATTCATTTGAATATAGGGCACCAGGAAGTATTCTCGTATGTGAGTCAGACGAAGAGATGGAAGCTGCGCAGCAATGGGTAAATCGGCAAAAAGAAGCTGGATTACCGTTTCGAATGCTTGATAGGCAAGATATAAGAGAAGAGTCGCCTTTTTTTGCTGATGATTTATTAGGAGGTTTAGAATGTGCGACGGATTCAACTGTGAATCCATATCTCCTTGCTTTCTCGCTTCTGTCAGAGGCACAAAAGTTTGGCGCAAAAGCCTTTAAGCAGACCGAAGTAAAGAGTATGAAAATAGAGACGAATGGTTCATTTGTTGTAGAAACTACAAATGGTACTTTTACAGCAAAACAAGTTGTAAATGCAGCCGGTGTATGGGCTACTAAGATTGGACAGATGTTGGATATAAATATACCAATTGAACCGAGAAAAGGGCATATTATTGTAGCTTCAAGGCAACAACACGTAGGGTGCCGTAAAGTAATGGAATTCGGTTATTTAATTTCTAAATTTGGCGGAAAACGAAAAGTAGATGCTTTAACTGAAAAATACGGGGTTGCGCTCGTATTTGAGCCTACTGAAAGTCAAAATTTCTTAATTGGAAGTAGCCGTGAATTTGTAGGGTTTCATACGAGGATAAACAATGAAGTCATTAAATGTATCGCAAATAGAGCAATTCGCTTTTATCCGAAAATGGCAGATATGATGGTAATACGTTCTTACGCTGGTTTACGTCCGTGGACAGAAGATCATTTGCCGATTATTTCACGAGTGGAACATATTCCGAATTATTTCATTGCCGCAGGACATGAAGGTGATGGGATTAGTCTTGCAGCAGTTACTGGGAAAGTAATTGAAGAGTTATTAAATGAAAAAGAGACAATTATTCCTATTGAACCACTTCGTTTGAGTCGTTTTACAGAAAGGGTGTTAAACGGATGA
- a CDS encoding sigma-54 interaction domain-containing protein — MAFSFPTIQEFLERVLIDHTCSLNHIKQVNEKFYYLPSTTEEYNCTIIYVDDSFTALIDAFSYELAVIILNENDEPICCITSQQMIPFLYKSYNELQAFYDTVIETTDSSVTVIDSKECVRTWTDGAEKIFSVNHNEIIGQPITRFFDYKDLEILQSLHDGKSIVAQFHQPRPDLFVLINSNPVYCNDEIIGAVVSETDVTNQVALNEKLFNMSHEMHRLEQEVAKYKDESDPFLAMNGKSPVIQRTIQLARKVCSVKSTVLILGESGVGKEVFAKAIHEASEAVKAPFISINCGAIPEALFESELFGYERGAFSGANSKGKKGKIELAQGGTLFLDEIGEMPLDMQVKLLRVLQERKYYRVGGEKEINIDFRIIAATNRDLQEEMRKGTFREDLYYRLNVVSLHIPPLRERREDIIELTYSFLNDFSINYNRPIRDLPSSIMHELLHYNWPGNIRELRNVVERLVVFATDGIIKQEYLPFHTTENLDNHTAHSLLLSNNNTILSLQEEMDEHEKKVIERALRILNGNKLECAKQLGVTRATLYNRLKKLGLQ; from the coding sequence ATGGCATTTTCATTTCCGACTATACAAGAGTTTTTGGAACGTGTTTTAATCGATCATACATGTAGCCTTAATCACATTAAGCAAGTAAACGAAAAGTTTTATTATCTCCCTTCTACTACAGAAGAATATAATTGCACCATTATTTATGTAGATGACTCATTCACTGCATTAATTGACGCTTTTTCTTATGAATTAGCTGTTATCATCCTTAACGAAAACGATGAGCCGATATGCTGTATAACTTCTCAGCAAATGATTCCATTTCTTTATAAGTCCTACAATGAACTACAGGCATTTTATGACACCGTAATAGAAACAACTGACTCTTCTGTTACAGTCATTGATAGTAAAGAATGCGTTCGAACTTGGACAGATGGTGCTGAAAAAATATTTTCAGTCAACCATAATGAAATTATTGGGCAACCGATTACTCGTTTTTTTGATTATAAAGACTTGGAAATTTTACAATCTTTACATGATGGAAAAAGCATAGTCGCTCAGTTCCATCAGCCTCGTCCCGATTTATTCGTATTAATTAATTCAAATCCAGTTTATTGTAATGATGAAATTATAGGAGCAGTCGTTTCAGAAACAGATGTTACAAATCAAGTCGCTTTAAATGAAAAACTATTTAATATGTCACATGAAATGCACCGTTTAGAACAAGAAGTGGCAAAGTATAAAGATGAATCCGATCCATTTCTTGCGATGAATGGAAAAAGTCCTGTTATACAAAGAACAATACAATTAGCTAGAAAAGTTTGTTCGGTGAAATCAACTGTTTTAATACTTGGGGAAAGCGGAGTTGGAAAAGAAGTATTTGCGAAAGCAATTCATGAAGCAAGTGAAGCAGTGAAGGCGCCTTTCATTTCGATTAACTGCGGGGCAATTCCAGAAGCGTTATTTGAAAGTGAATTATTCGGTTACGAGCGTGGGGCGTTTTCTGGAGCTAATAGTAAAGGGAAAAAAGGTAAAATTGAACTCGCACAAGGCGGTACTTTATTCCTCGATGAGATTGGCGAAATGCCGCTCGATATGCAAGTAAAACTGTTACGTGTACTACAAGAACGAAAGTATTACCGAGTTGGCGGAGAAAAAGAAATTAATATTGATTTTCGCATTATCGCTGCTACAAATCGGGATTTACAAGAAGAAATGAGAAAAGGAACTTTCCGAGAAGATTTATATTATCGTTTAAATGTAGTTAGCCTGCATATTCCACCGCTGCGTGAAAGACGAGAGGATATTATCGAACTCACATACTCATTCTTAAACGATTTTTCAATTAACTATAACAGACCAATTCGTGATTTACCTTCAAGCATTATGCATGAACTGCTTCATTACAATTGGCCAGGTAATATTCGCGAACTTCGAAACGTTGTTGAACGACTTGTGGTATTTGCGACAGACGGAATTATAAAACAAGAATATTTACCATTTCATACAACCGAAAATTTAGACAATCATACAGCTCATTCCCTATTACTCAGCAACAATAATACAATCCTTTCTTTACAAGAAGAGATGGATGAGCATGAGAAAAAAGTTATTGAAAGGGCTTTACGAATTTTAAATGGCAATAAATTAGAATGTGCAAAACAACTTGGCGTAACAAGGGCTACTTTATATAACCGTTTAAAAAAACTTGGACTTCAATAA
- a CDS encoding (2Fe-2S)-binding protein: MTNKNNLIVCRCEEVTYGQLQSTIAEYNCSARELKLRTRAGMGFCGGRTCRIMIDRMIENAKPGVTLNELPLKYQPPIRAVTFGSVGESK, translated from the coding sequence ATGACAAATAAAAACAACTTAATCGTTTGTCGTTGTGAAGAGGTTACATACGGACAACTTCAATCGACAATTGCTGAATATAACTGCTCGGCAAGAGAATTAAAACTAAGAACACGTGCTGGCATGGGATTTTGCGGCGGTCGTACATGCAGAATAATGATAGATCGAATGATTGAAAATGCGAAGCCTGGCGTAACTCTTAATGAACTACCGTTAAAATATCAACCACCAATACGTGCAGTTACTTTTGGATCGGTAGGTGAAAGTAAATGA
- a CDS encoding (2Fe-2S)-binding protein: MSRITHHPILGTLQSSERITFQFNGHQYEAYEHETIAAALLANEIRTLRVHEDSGTPRGIYCNIGHCSECRVTVNNQTNVRACLTVVEENMVVESGKQHPNIVREMVKKR; encoded by the coding sequence ATGAGTAGAATTACACATCACCCTATTTTAGGTACTTTACAAAGTAGTGAGCGTATTACTTTTCAATTTAACGGTCATCAATACGAAGCATATGAACATGAAACGATAGCTGCTGCCCTGTTAGCAAATGAAATACGGACATTAAGAGTTCATGAAGATAGCGGGACACCGCGAGGTATTTATTGTAATATCGGGCACTGTTCCGAATGCCGCGTGACAGTAAACAATCAAACAAATGTACGCGCATGCTTAACTGTTGTAGAAGAAAACATGGTTGTTGAAAGCGGGAAACAGCATCCGAATATCGTGAGAGAGATGGTGAAAAAACGATGA
- a CDS encoding NAD(P)/FAD-dependent oxidoreductase codes for MSDVIIIGAGPAGLSASISCARFGLKVLVIDEFMKPGGRLLGQLHQEPTGEWWNGIEESKRLHEEAESLSVHIRCGVSVYNLDKDENNWFVHTNIGTLEAPFVLLATGAAEYSIPLPGWTLPGVMSIGAAQVMTNVHRVQVGKKGIIIGANILSFAILSELQLAGIKVDHIVLPEKSELSQKAGEPEEVLNSLLNAAQLAPSAILRIGSHFMKYDWIRKAGLTFYPNSGMKINGTPLHLRKAALEIIGTDQVEGVRIANIDSKGNVINGSEKIYEADFVCIAGGLYPLAELAAVAGCPFHYISELGGHVPLHSETMETPLPGLFVAGNITGIESGKIAMAQGTVAGLSIAKYAGEKHDIVDQQLYHAIQNVHSVRQKAAIQFNPMVDIGRRKMNEIWRDYSSTYAHTKKSC; via the coding sequence ATGAGTGATGTAATTATTATCGGTGCAGGGCCAGCGGGATTATCTGCTTCTATCTCTTGTGCTCGTTTCGGACTAAAAGTGCTCGTTATTGATGAATTTATGAAGCCGGGCGGGAGATTGTTAGGACAGTTGCATCAAGAGCCTACTGGAGAATGGTGGAACGGAATAGAAGAATCGAAGCGACTTCATGAAGAAGCAGAATCACTTTCAGTACATATCAGGTGCGGTGTGTCGGTCTATAATTTAGATAAAGATGAAAACAATTGGTTTGTACATACTAATATCGGTACGTTAGAAGCGCCATTCGTACTACTTGCTACTGGTGCTGCGGAATATTCTATTCCCCTTCCAGGCTGGACACTTCCAGGAGTGATGTCAATTGGAGCAGCTCAAGTTATGACAAATGTTCATCGCGTGCAAGTTGGAAAAAAAGGAATCATTATTGGTGCTAACATTTTGTCTTTCGCCATTTTAAGTGAATTGCAATTAGCGGGAATTAAAGTAGATCATATTGTACTCCCTGAAAAAAGCGAGTTAAGTCAAAAAGCTGGTGAACCTGAAGAAGTTTTAAACTCTCTTTTAAATGCAGCACAACTCGCTCCTTCTGCTATTTTACGAATAGGTAGCCACTTTATGAAATATGATTGGATTCGAAAAGCTGGATTAACATTCTATCCAAACAGCGGAATGAAAATAAACGGAACGCCACTTCACCTTCGGAAAGCAGCTCTTGAAATTATCGGAACAGATCAAGTTGAAGGTGTACGTATTGCTAATATTGACTCTAAAGGAAATGTTATTAATGGATCAGAGAAAATATATGAAGCAGATTTTGTTTGTATTGCCGGGGGATTATATCCACTTGCCGAACTTGCAGCTGTAGCTGGTTGTCCCTTCCATTACATTTCAGAATTAGGCGGACATGTTCCTCTCCATTCCGAAACAATGGAAACCCCTCTTCCTGGTTTATTTGTAGCTGGCAATATTACAGGCATTGAAAGCGGAAAAATTGCGATGGCGCAAGGAACAGTTGCAGGTCTATCAATTGCTAAATACGCAGGTGAAAAACATGATATAGTCGACCAACAATTATATCACGCCATTCAAAACGTTCACTCTGTTCGTCAAAAAGCTGCAATTCAGTTTAATCCGATGGTAGATATCGGTAGACGAAAGATGAATGAAATTTGGCGTGATTATTCTTCTACATATGCACATACTAAAAAGAGCTGCTGA
- a CDS encoding YxcD family protein has protein sequence METIKISEQELINALCVYIAEKRQVGPEEVLVELMYDDDYGFSAEVEVNGRQQILIQANLIEALRLLLDREYNVNSFAARLQLELDDEEGIYALAKFNNSDE, from the coding sequence ATGGAAACAATAAAAATTTCTGAACAAGAATTAATAAATGCGCTTTGCGTATATATAGCTGAAAAAAGACAAGTGGGTCCAGAAGAAGTGTTAGTTGAACTCATGTATGACGATGACTACGGTTTCTCTGCGGAAGTAGAGGTAAATGGTCGCCAGCAAATTTTAATTCAAGCAAACTTAATCGAAGCATTACGCTTATTGCTTGACAGAGAATATAATGTCAATTCATTCGCAGCGAGATTACAACTTGAATTAGATGATGAAGAAGGTATTTACGCATTAGCGAAATTTAATAACTCGGATGAGTAG
- a CDS encoding DUF1836 domain-containing protein, protein METFHLTRNEMATLLLSLRGWNTKKPLGILQEAWAKSHKKDIESGQSVTAFITTALSPIFEKLIKIDDTDVGFSLNEIVALGNQIENTSFSVTAMQNWVKRDIKEMIGSPQKGKKYSIEQAALLFIVEDLKTALDFESIRKLLRLIVNDPADRSDDLINPVHLYVAYSSLFEELNQGNCLQLNATDTVHTIENIVKEKADKIASKFDQINNEQREAIRNAIIIATLSVHTAYVQMLAKRYVTATLFLQNLDVKP, encoded by the coding sequence ATGGAAACATTTCATCTCACACGAAACGAAATGGCTACCCTTCTTCTATCACTAAGAGGATGGAATACGAAAAAGCCTCTCGGTATTTTACAAGAAGCTTGGGCAAAGTCACATAAAAAAGATATTGAAAGCGGACAAAGCGTTACAGCTTTTATTACTACCGCACTTTCACCTATTTTTGAAAAGCTGATTAAAATTGACGATACTGATGTCGGTTTTTCTTTAAATGAAATAGTTGCGCTTGGCAATCAGATTGAAAACACAAGTTTCTCTGTAACTGCTATGCAAAACTGGGTGAAACGAGATATAAAAGAAATGATTGGCTCTCCTCAAAAAGGGAAAAAATATTCGATTGAACAAGCAGCCTTACTGTTCATTGTCGAAGATTTAAAAACAGCACTTGATTTTGAATCAATTCGTAAGCTATTACGCCTTATCGTTAATGACCCAGCCGATCGAAGTGATGATTTAATCAATCCTGTTCATTTATATGTAGCATACTCTTCTCTATTTGAAGAACTCAATCAAGGGAATTGCTTACAACTAAATGCAACAGATACAGTTCATACAATTGAAAACATCGTAAAAGAAAAAGCTGATAAAATCGCAAGCAAGTTCGATCAAATTAATAACGAACAACGCGAAGCAATTCGTAACGCTATTATTATTGCGACCCTTTCTGTACATACCGCTTATGTACAAATGTTAGCAAAACGTTACGTAACAGCAACGTTATTTTTACAGAACTTAGATGTGAAGCCTTAA
- a CDS encoding HD domain-containing protein — MYITDPIYGPIFIRDRDILRLIDTKAFQRLANIKQQGHTYLLHENAIHTREEHSIGVYVLVNKVIEHLTEIGDIHLSKYERKLVSTVALLHDVGHGPYSHCFQQISGEDHGEWTVRIIQEDEEIRTILNQTTGLIGDVTKVLTEDGVFPIIDELLFNSLGMDQLDFWNRDLYYSSLELEGLQIEELIANMRLIDGKLVIEESGIPFIEQLMKMKEGLYNNGFGHPFVIGKDILLQTIFKMIEEKNLSFYTPELQNFFHKGEKLEVEDFLPLQDEIILNEIQCFAKSDDVEIVSLIQLYVSPTKSLSFQKGVEGDFKKENNNLAIITEKKAYSSYVGGIYVYSEGQLEDIVEKSPFIQQIVRLPKKEYAYSF, encoded by the coding sequence ATGTATATTACAGATCCGATTTATGGACCAATCTTTATTCGTGATAGAGATATCCTTCGATTGATAGATACAAAAGCATTTCAAAGGTTGGCGAATATTAAACAACAAGGACATACTTATCTTTTACATGAGAACGCAATACATACGAGGGAAGAACATTCGATAGGTGTATATGTGCTAGTAAATAAAGTGATAGAACATCTTACTGAGATTGGTGACATACATTTATCGAAATATGAACGAAAGCTAGTATCTACTGTAGCCCTTTTACACGATGTTGGACATGGGCCATATTCACATTGTTTTCAGCAAATATCGGGTGAAGATCATGGTGAGTGGACGGTACGAATCATTCAAGAGGACGAAGAAATACGTACGATTTTAAATCAAACAACTGGATTAATAGGTGATGTAACGAAAGTTTTAACAGAAGATGGAGTTTTTCCGATTATAGATGAGCTCTTATTTAATTCATTAGGAATGGATCAATTAGATTTTTGGAATAGAGATTTATATTACTCATCGCTTGAATTAGAAGGTTTACAGATAGAAGAATTGATTGCTAACATGCGTTTAATTGACGGTAAACTTGTTATTGAAGAATCGGGAATCCCCTTCATCGAACAATTAATGAAAATGAAAGAGGGGCTTTACAATAATGGATTTGGCCACCCGTTTGTGATAGGAAAAGACATATTGCTGCAAACAATTTTTAAAATGATAGAGGAGAAAAATCTTTCGTTCTATACTCCTGAACTTCAAAACTTTTTTCATAAAGGAGAGAAGTTAGAAGTAGAAGACTTTCTTCCGTTACAAGATGAAATAATTTTAAATGAAATACAGTGCTTTGCAAAATCAGATGATGTTGAAATAGTATCTTTAATTCAACTTTATGTTTCACCAACTAAAAGTTTATCATTTCAAAAAGGAGTGGAGGGTGATTTTAAAAAGGAAAATAACAATTTAGCGATAATAACTGAGAAAAAGGCGTACAGTTCATATGTAGGTGGTATTTACGTTTATAGTGAGGGGCAGTTAGAGGATATTGTAGAAAAATCCCCTTTTATTCAACAGATAGTGAGATTACCTAAAAAAGAATATGCATATTCTTTTTAA
- a CDS encoding DedA family protein encodes MLSSFIHSVLTFFEGLGYWGIMLGLMIEIIPSEIVLAYAGYLVFNGSISFIGAVVFGTIGGVIAQIFIYWLGRYGGRPILERYGKYIFIHKKQIDAAEDWFNRYGTGVIFTARFIPVVRHAISIPAGITKMPLLRFTTLTALAIIPWSIIFIYLGEKLGENWENINDIAGPYVKSFAIGGVVLILLYFVIKKWTKKRKNLA; translated from the coding sequence ATGTTAAGTAGTTTTATTCATTCAGTATTAACGTTTTTTGAAGGATTAGGTTATTGGGGCATTATGCTTGGACTTATGATTGAGATTATTCCAAGTGAAATAGTCCTTGCTTATGCAGGTTACTTAGTATTCAATGGTAGTATCTCATTTATAGGTGCAGTCGTATTCGGTACAATTGGCGGTGTTATTGCCCAAATCTTTATTTATTGGCTTGGACGATACGGCGGACGCCCCATATTAGAACGTTATGGAAAATATATTTTCATACATAAAAAACAAATAGATGCTGCAGAAGATTGGTTTAATCGTTACGGAACTGGCGTCATTTTTACAGCACGCTTCATTCCAGTAGTACGTCATGCGATTTCAATTCCTGCTGGTATTACAAAAATGCCTTTACTACGTTTCACTACATTAACAGCACTTGCGATTATCCCTTGGTCTATTATTTTCATTTATTTAGGTGAAAAACTAGGCGAAAACTGGGAGAATATAAACGATATTGCTGGTCCGTATGTGAAATCATTTGCAATTGGTGGCGTCGTACTTATACTTTTATACTTCGTTATAAAAAAATGGACAAAAAAGCGCAAAAATCTTGCTTAA